In Nasonia vitripennis strain AsymCx chromosome 2, Nvit_psr_1.1, whole genome shotgun sequence, a genomic segment contains:
- the LOC100113547 gene encoding E3 ubiquitin-protein ligase RNF185 isoform X1, whose amino-acid sequence MQVQLLTKMVMTEEQPGPSNPSGSATEEKERDDRMFECNICLDTAKDAVVSMCGHLFCWPCLHQWLETRPTRQVCPVCKAAISKEKVIPLYGRGATKQEDPRNNVPPRPVGQRSEPEANVGFPGIGFGDGSFHMSFGIGAFPFGFFTSTFNIGEGSRPSAAPRGSTQFEDDTFLSKLFLWLAFAFIVWLLLA is encoded by the exons ATGCAGGTGCAGCTGTTGACCAAAATGGTGATGACAGAGGAGCAGCCTGGGCCTTCGAACCCATCGGGCTCTGCTACAGAGGAAAAGGAGAGGGATGATCGCATGTTCGAGTGCAACATCTGTCTTGACACTGCCAAGGATGCGGTTGTCAGCATGTGTGGGCACTTGTTTTG ttgGCCTTGTTTACATCAGTGGCTAGAAACCCGTCCTACGAGACAAGTTTGCCCAGTTTGTAAAGCTGCAATCAGTAAAGAAAAAGTCATTCCACTCTATGGTAGAGGAGCTACAAAACAAGAAGACCCAAG AAATAACGTTCCACCTCGTCCTGTGGGCCAAAGATCAGAACCTGAAGCTAATGTAGGTTTTCCTGGTATTGGATTTGGTGATGGTAGTTTCCATATGTCATTTGGCATTGGGGCTTTCCCGTTTGGATTTTTTACTTCAACTTTTAATATCGGAGAAGGATCACGACCAAGTGCAG CACCGCGTGGTAGTACACAATTCGAAGATGATACGTTCCTgtcaaaattgtttttatgGCTAGCATTCGCCTTCATTGTATGGCTGCTCCTGGCATAA
- the LOC100113547 gene encoding E3 ubiquitin-protein ligase RNF185 isoform X2 translates to MVMTEEQPGPSNPSGSATEEKERDDRMFECNICLDTAKDAVVSMCGHLFCWPCLHQWLETRPTRQVCPVCKAAISKEKVIPLYGRGATKQEDPRNNVPPRPVGQRSEPEANVGFPGIGFGDGSFHMSFGIGAFPFGFFTSTFNIGEGSRPSAAPRGSTQFEDDTFLSKLFLWLAFAFIVWLLLA, encoded by the exons ATGGTGATGACAGAGGAGCAGCCTGGGCCTTCGAACCCATCGGGCTCTGCTACAGAGGAAAAGGAGAGGGATGATCGCATGTTCGAGTGCAACATCTGTCTTGACACTGCCAAGGATGCGGTTGTCAGCATGTGTGGGCACTTGTTTTG ttgGCCTTGTTTACATCAGTGGCTAGAAACCCGTCCTACGAGACAAGTTTGCCCAGTTTGTAAAGCTGCAATCAGTAAAGAAAAAGTCATTCCACTCTATGGTAGAGGAGCTACAAAACAAGAAGACCCAAG AAATAACGTTCCACCTCGTCCTGTGGGCCAAAGATCAGAACCTGAAGCTAATGTAGGTTTTCCTGGTATTGGATTTGGTGATGGTAGTTTCCATATGTCATTTGGCATTGGGGCTTTCCCGTTTGGATTTTTTACTTCAACTTTTAATATCGGAGAAGGATCACGACCAAGTGCAG CACCGCGTGGTAGTACACAATTCGAAGATGATACGTTCCTgtcaaaattgtttttatgGCTAGCATTCGCCTTCATTGTATGGCTGCTCCTGGCATAA
- the LOC100113569 gene encoding selenoprotein M-like codes for MKPSRVAVFAISAIVLSVLTDLAFASKGMYSRAVVESCRGCQLNRLPDVKAFILEDVPLYDNAEFKHIQGAPPELVLYDHAEKEIERLQIGLLTREECNELMYEKGFKKSKPIKDEI; via the exons ATGAAGCCGTCCAGAGTTGCAGTTTTTGCCATCTCGGCTATCGTCTTGTCCGTCTTGACTGACTTGGCGTTTGCTTCCAAGGGAATGTACTCTCGTGCTGTTGTCGAG TCCTGCAGAGGCTGTCAGCTGAACCGACTGCCTGATGTCAAGGCTTTCATCTTGGAAGATGTACCGTTATA tGACAACGCAGAGTTCAAGCACATCCAGGGGGCACCACCGGAATTGGTTCTTTACGACCATGCAGAGAAG GAAATTGAGCGATTGCAAATAGGACTGTTGACGAGAGAGGAGTGCAACGAGCTGATGTACGAAAAGGGCTTTAAGAAGTCCAAGCCCATCAAGGATGAGATTTAA
- the LOC103316641 gene encoding LOW QUALITY PROTEIN: uncharacterized protein LOC103316641 (The sequence of the model RefSeq protein was modified relative to this genomic sequence to represent the inferred CDS: deleted 1 base in 1 codon) encodes MTSEAPGSPNHLNNVTEIPQDVDTSQFPFPTDIWGMCPVWEVVVKVATLAPVVMIGPVDNGCLIHAIFRHKILHTTANPFILKMAFADFGISLLCPGLFICIDIFQELGCKYNLFIPRSARILIFVSWIVALAVAVPLAFFRKYYDPFWHIFVGLSVWTPLAIMAVCYTTIFIKVRNALLYGCTSGSLPQELATYPPLSCLIPRFRSDHSLKPYNQAPIAHGRLKSRSPCIRLEGAHDNND; translated from the exons ATGACGTCCGAGGCTCCGGGTTCACCAAACCATTTGAATAATGTTACCGAG ATCCCTCAGGATGTCGACACTTCGCAGTTCCCGTTTCCCACGGACATCTGGGGCATGTGTCCAGTCTGGGAGGTGGTGGTCAAGGTCGCGACACTGGCACCGGTCGTGATGATCGGCCCCGTCGACAACGGCTGCCTCATTCACGCGATCTTCCGCCACAAGATCCTGCACACCACCGCCAACCCGTTTATCCTCAAGATGGCATTCGCCGATTTTGGAATCAGTTTACTCTGTCCGGGACTGTTCATATGCATCGACATATTCCAGGAGCTTGGCTGCAA ATACAATTTGTTCATCCCAAGGAGTGCGCGCATCTTGATATTCGTCTCGTGGATCGTAGCTTTGGCTGTGGCAGTGCCGCTTGCC TTTTTTCGCAAGTACTATGATCCCTTTTGGCACATCTTTGTCGGACTTAGTGTCTGGACGCCTCTTGCCATCATGGCTGTTTGTTATACAACTATTTTCATCAAGGTACGCAATGCTCTGCTGTACGGTTGCACGAGCGGCAGTTTGCCCCAGGAGTTAGCCACTTACCCTCCTCTGTCGTGCTTGATTCCCCGTTTCCGTTCGGACCATTCGCTCAAGCCTTACAACCAGGCACCGATAGCTCACGGGCGGCTCAAATCTCGTTCGCCTTGCATCAGACTCGAGGGAGCGCATGACAACAATGATTAA